The following are encoded together in the Phyllopteryx taeniolatus isolate TA_2022b chromosome 21, UOR_Ptae_1.2, whole genome shotgun sequence genome:
- the acot13 gene encoding acyl-coenzyme A thioesterase 13, whose protein sequence is MASLSLNTIKQMMRVMKDKPGFDRVLNKVEAVAAAPGKVVCEMRVDEEHTNGFGTLHGGLTATLVDVISTMAIMYSERGAPGVSVDMNITYMNAAKLGEDVLITAQVLKEGRTLAFCTVDLSSKSTGKMIAQGRHTKHLGGS, encoded by the exons ATGGCTTCGCTGTCTTTAAATACGATAAAACAAATGATGCGAGTTATGAAAGACAAGCCAGGCTTCGACAGAGTCCTAAACAAG GTGGAGGCGGTGGCTGCCGCACCGGGCAAGGTGGTGTGCGAGATGAGGGTGGACGAGGAGCACACCAACGGCTTCGGGACGCTGCACGGCGGCCTCACAGCCACCCTGGTGGACGTCATCTCCACCATGGCCATCATGTATAGCGAGAGGGGAGCGCCGGGAGTCAGCGTCGACATGAATATAAC CTACATGAACGCAGCCAAGCTGGGCGAGGACGTGCTGATCACGGCTCAGGTGCTGAAGGAAGGCCGCACGCTGGCGTTCTGCACCGTGGACTTGAGCAGCAAGTCCACGGGGAAGATGATCGCGCAGGGACGGCACACCAAACACCTCGGCGGCAGCTGA